Genomic DNA from Octopus bimaculoides isolate UCB-OBI-ISO-001 chromosome 3, ASM119413v2, whole genome shotgun sequence:
AGATTCTAAGTAAAATTAtgctaatgtgtccatctgttttaagttaattctatgtctttgtgtaaTTTAGGATCActctgcatttaaactgatgtaatggttgcattgttcaattaaatggagttactTGAAACagtcatactgcattacctctggatatctttgttgcttattttgatatataatcaaatgaattataacagacgatggataattgtcagctcattacagatgtttcttacgcattttttaatagaaaaatgaGAACATTACTTCATTGCAAAAAAAGAAGTCTGTTGAGGCTTCCTTGACAGTCTTCAACCTTGTCCCTGATATATTCTttggatattcttttgttttttaaatgatgtttcatctgatgattacattttttttgcaatgaagttattattcatttgattatagtACATCTTAAGAATTTATGACACGTTGGACACCCTGGTGTAGAACAGCAACCTACAGTCAACATAATGTGTGCTTTGGACCAGTTCCTAGGCActaaatactcatagggttggttttcttTGTGTACACAATCTGAATatcttatttgatatttattaaccATAGATAGTGACGACAGGTTTATCTAGTCGTACATGGTACATATcttttccattctatcaatgtgtcattggaacaccaacacaagttaaattaaataaggaaaccttcattgaaaaatataagccaaaactgaaccatttctaacatttttaaataaggaaactcatctcaatgaaaaaaatataaagcaaaacctaacCACTTGTAACATTCTGTTCCTTCTAAAtcaaatcatgttaaatttatAAACCCTAGTCATTCctaatatttttgattatttcccttataccggaaaaaaACCCTGATTACCTTATCTTGTCTGGAACTACATTTTTCACAGCATAGCAAAGACATGACACAATctaggtagagaaatttgaaaagaaaatacgaaaccggttatttctccagaaacaatgttactataggcaaaattttataaaatttttctaacataatgatttaaatatattcttcaaccatataacacaagcctactgtagtagttttttcactctattttgtcttatatatatatatatatatagttcatccTAATTCTAATTTTTATTGGACACAGGGATATCTCACTTCAATTATGCAACTAGGCATATCAAATCAACAGAAAGCATCATTGTACTTTCATGTATTtcagaacaaaacaaaaggacCCATTTGAGTTTCAAATAGATGGTGGAACAATGATTAAAGGATGGCAGCTTGGTTTAAAAGGTGCTTGTGTTGGTGAAACACGAAAGCTAACTATCCCTCCAAAATATGCTTTCGGTGAATATGGGAACCGTAAGTATTTTNNNNNNNNNNNNNNNNNNNNNNNNNNNNNNNNNNNNNNNNNNNNNNNNNNNNNNNNNNNNNNNNNNNNNNNNNNNNNNNNNNNNNNNNNNNNNNNNNNNNNNNNNNNNNNNNNNNNNNNNNNNNNNNNNNNNNNNNNNNNNNNNNNNNNNNNNNNNNNNNNNNNNNNNNNNNNNNNNNNNNNNNNNNNNNNNNNNNNNNNNNNNNNNNNNNNNNNNNNNNNNNNNNNNNNNNNNNNNNNNNNNNNNNNNNNNNNNNNNNNNNNNNNNNNNNNNNNNNNNNNNNNNNNNNNNNNNNNNNNNNNNNNNNNNNNNNNNNNNNNNNNNNNNNNNNNNNNNNNNNNNNNNNNNNNNNNNNNNNNNNNNNNNNNNNNNNNNNNNNNNNNNNNNNNNNNNNNNNNNNNNNNNNNNNNNNNNNNNNNNNNNNNNNNNNNNNNNNNNNNNNNNNNNNNNNNNNNNNNNNNNNNNNNNNNNNNNNNNNNNNNNNNNNNNNNNNNNNNNNNNNNNNNNNNNNNNNNNNNNNNNNNNNNNNNNNNNNNNNNNNNNNNNNNNNNNNNNNNNNNNNAAAGTTACAAATCTTTAAACTTATGCAATTTCAGTTGATTAGAAGTATCCATTGCTGACATACTGGAAGTCACAAAATACTTGAGTGTAGAAAACCTGAAAAAATTCTGTCAGGTGGAAAAAGTTTTAAGATATCTTATACTCCTTCCAGACGTTTATGAAATTgtttgaaatctattttattgagaaataagggtgcacaaaaacaaaataatatatatttcttatgtgtCTGTCTTTTGCAGCTGCTGGAATCCCTGGGAATTCAATTGTGACATTTGATATTGAAATTGTTTCTATTGAAGATGGTCCAGAAATACCTGATACTTTTTCATTAATTGATGCTAATAATGACAAACGACTGTCGAAGGAGGAGGTAAATCTAATtgcttgatatgtatgtatgtatgaacgtacatatgtacatatgactgtatgtgtatgtacttatatgtgtctgcatgcatatatatacatggacctctaagttacagggacataaacataccaacaccagttgtcaagtggaggtgggggacaaacaccgacgcacacatacacacacacacatactgagacacacacacatatataccatgggcttctttcaatttccatctaccaaatctactcacaagtctttgttgggcttgaggctatagcagaagatacttgtccaaggtgccacacagtggcactgaacctggaaccatgaggttgggaagcaagcttcttaccacacagccatgactgcgcCTATACAAATAAATGACTGATGTAATCAAGTCTTatatttacaactgtttcaaatTAATCAATGACTGGAGAAGCTGTTGTCTCTGAGATTCAATCCCCTACCAGACTGTTGAGCACAGGAGGTAGACTCTGAAAGCTGCTACCTGCAGAGTGGGAGAGTCAGTTTACAAGTCAACTGAGTGGCTGACACTGAAACTAAGAGGATTAACTCTCACAGTGTGAATCAGACCAAATTATGCATTTGGAGATTTGTCTAGGACTAAGTGCTATATTCTAAATGGTACAATCAGTCAGATTttcaaatatgttatataatactTAGAATATAATGCTTAAAAACTGACTATTGGGCAATGATGAAATGACATAACAAACACAGGCAGTTGAAATGAGGTTTCTCTGAAGAATCTCTAGAATAATGCTACTAGACAGGGTGTACAGCTCAAAGAATAGGAATATCTCCAGGTGAAGCTGTTATTTCTCTGCACTGAGAAGTTCTGTAGATATGTGATTAGAATGCCACAGGAAAGAATTGTAAGATTAactcttcaagctgagccaactatCAGGAGACCAAAAGTTTGAGCAAGAAAGAAATGATTGGATAATCTTGCTTTCAGTTGGTCAAGcctgggaatccagctggaaataATTACTGATGGTTGCTTCAAAACAGTGTTGTATATTTCTTATGTTCACCTTACAGCATATCATATCACATACATATTAGCAGCTCACTTTCTCTGATAGAATACACCTGCTTTTTGAGTGTATCAATGTGAtattatctatcaatctcttctctcactatctatctctctctcccatctcatccctctctctttctctctctctctctctctctctctctctctctctctctctctctctctctttcactctctacttGATGTAatgaaagtgtaatgatggttgctcCTGAAGGAGGGTTTTTTTTAAGGTTCTATCCCCATGATGATTCACCCAGGAATAAAGAGCAGAGAAGATGGTTGGTTGGATGATACAATACTTACAaacttgttaaaaaaagaaatggttgaatCTGTTTTAACTCCCTCATGTATCTTGTTTATTTGACAGGTTCAAATCTTCTTTCGAGAACAGGACAAAACTAGTGGAGCTTCAAATCACTTTGAATCAGCAAacctaatgtttatatatgaagaCATTGATAAGGATGGTTATATATCACATTTTGAATTCAACGGACCAAAACATGTCGAACTTTAATCCTTTCATTTATGgcttaatttcattatttcataatgA
This window encodes:
- the LOC106877302 gene encoding FK506-binding protein 2, with protein sequence MKRLLQNIILPLAFLCFLVTLCYCEEKEEPLEDVKIEILKESENCERKVKRGDKLKVNYKGYLENGKIFDDSTKQKDPFEFQIDGGTMIKGWQLGLKGACVGETRKLTIPPKYAFGEYGNPAGIPGNSIVTFDIEIVSIEDGPEIPDTFSLIDANNDKRLSKEEVQIFFREQDKTSGASNHFESANLMFIYEDIDKDGYISHFEFNGPKHVEL